In Papaver somniferum cultivar HN1 chromosome 1, ASM357369v1, whole genome shotgun sequence, a genomic segment contains:
- the LOC113308042 gene encoding dnaJ homolog subfamily B member 13-like — MGVDYYKILQVDKSASDDDLKKSYRKLAMKWHPDKNPNNKKEAEAKFKQISEAYEVLSDPQKRAVYDQYGEEGLKGQVPPSGAGAPGGGASFFSSGDGPTVFRFNPRNADDIFAEFFGHSSPFGGMGGGGSPFGGMGGGDSGARGTQRFASMFGDDMFGSQFGEGSMNQAVPRKAPPIENMLPCSLEDLYRGTSKKMKISREIADASGNTSTVEEILTIDIKPGWKKGTKITFPEKGNEKPNIIPADLVFIIDEKPHSTFTREGNDLVVTQRISLVEALTGYTVHLTTLDGRTLTIPITNVIQPTHEETAPREGMPLPKDPSRKGNLRIKFNIKFPTRLTAEQKAGVKRLLAP, encoded by the exons ATGGGAGTAGATTATTACAAGATATTACAAGTTGATAAGAGTGCAAGCGATGATGATCTTAAAAAATCGTATAGAAAACTTGCTATGAAGTGGCATCCTGATAAGAATCCCAATAATAAAAAGGAAGCTGAAGCCAAGTTTAAACAGATTTCTGAAGCTTATGAG GTTCTCAGTGATCCACAGAAGAGAGCTGTATATGATCAGTATGGGGAAGAGGGATTAAAAGGTCAAGTACCTCCATCGGGTGCTGGAGCTCCTGGTGGTGGTGCTTCTTTCTTCTCTAGCGGAGATGGTCCTACAGTATTTAGATTCAATCCAAGAAATGCAGATGATATCTTTGCAGAGTTTTTCGGGCACTCTAGCCCGTTTGGAGGTATGGGAGGAGGTGGAAGTCCATTTGGAGGAATGGGAGGTGGAGATAGTGGTGCCAGGGGAACTCAACGGTTTGCTAGCATGTTTGGGGATGATATGTTTGGTTCACAATTCGGGGAGGGATCAATGAATCAGGCGGTTCCTCGTAAGGCTCCTCCAATAGAGAATATGCTACCTTGTAGCCTTGAGGATCTCTATAGAGGTACctccaagaagatgaagatatccaGGGAAATTGCTGATGCCAGTGG GAATACGTCGACTGTGGAGGAGATTCTGACCATTGACATCAAACCCGGTTGGAAGAAGGGGACAAAGATCACATTCCCAGAAAAGGGCAATGAAAAGCCGAACATTATTCCAGCAGATTTGGTTTTCATCATCGACGAGAAACCACATAGTACATTTACTAGGGAAGGGAATGATCTGGTTGTCACACAAAGAATATCGTTGGTTGAAGCTCTGACAGGGTACACTGTACATCTCACAACTCTTGATGGAAGGACTTTGACGATCCCCATAACTAATGTTATCCAGCCTACTCATGAAGAGACTGCTCCAAGGGAAGGAATGCCATTGCCCAAAGACCCATCAAGGAAGGGTAACTTGAGAATAAAGTTCAACATCAAGTTTCCAACAAGACTGACAGCTGAGCAGAAAGCCGGGGTTAAGAGGTTGTTAGCCCCGTAA
- the LOC113354095 gene encoding RNA-binding protein 1-like translates to MLKRLETKVSEEVAKYKVCLLGYVFSLDLLFRLETLVYAQAPSFSGEESGRSLGDGGMLGHQMDDPRMLGLRRFPLLPGMVPPKSRYMGLPSIKQEIPLLLDASNTLFVEGLPAFCTRREVSHIFLPFVGFKEVRLVSKESRHSGEDPLVPCFVDFINPAQAAATVLDTLQVWYDCKSIGNKEINTTEASSFVPLYAENIATNVFDIPEFCFQRLCSANLCFCLKGFCSRSWGLAEV, encoded by the exons ATGCTGAAAAGACTGGAAACTAAGGTGAGTGAGGAAGTGGCTAAGTACAAGGTTTGTTTACTTGGATATGTTTTTAGTTTGGATTTGTTGTTTAGATTAGAAACACTTGTTTATGCG CAAGCTCCGTCGTTTAGTGGTGAAGAATCTGGTAGATCTTTAGGTGATGGAGGAATGCTTGGTCATCAGATGGATGATCCACGTATGCTTGGTCTTCGGAGATTTCCCCTTCTTCCAGGCATGGTTCCTCCTAAGAGCAGGTATATGGGACTTCCAAGCATCAAACAAGAGATTCCCCTTCTTCTAGATGCATCTAACACTTTATTTGTGGAAGGGTTGCCTGCATTTTGTACACGACGCGAAGTGTCTC ATATCTTTCTTCCTTTTGTAGGTTTTAAAGAAGTGAGACTTGTGAGCAAGGAGTCTCGTCAT TCTGGAGAAGATCCACTTGTCCCGTGTTTTGTTGATTTTATCAATCCTGCACAGGCAGCAGCAACTGTGTTGGACACCTTACAAG TATGGTATGACTGCAAAAGCATTGGAAACAAAGAAATAAATACAACTGAAGCTTCGTCATTTGTGCCTCTATATGCTGAAAATATTGCAACAAATGTTTTTGACATCCCTGAGTTTTGCTTTCAGCGACTGTGCTCTGCTAATCTCTGTTTCTGCCTTAAGGGGTTTTGCTCTAGAAGCTGGGGACTTGCCGAAGTTTAA